In Deltaproteobacteria bacterium, a genomic segment contains:
- a CDS encoding iron hydrogenase small subunit, with the protein MAEVELTINDIKVNVAPGTTVLQAAKKIGVRIPTLCYDEKLSVSGACRLCVIEVLNPDGTSRLEPSCSYPVQQGMEIRTNTQELRDARRTIIELILANHPRACQTCIRNGRCQLQAACREYSIDQIRYAGGEKRHFVPDDSSVALTRHPDFCILCGKCVKVCREVQTVYALDFANRGFQTTVLPASNRDLAETVCVLCGQCLLKCPVAAIRDKSYIQKVEAALVDPSIIVTVQIAPSVRVTIGELFGLPAGTSLTRKIPEALRRLGFNYIFDTDFGADMAVMEEGYELIKRIKNDGPYPLITSCSPGWVKYMEHFYPEFIPNMSSTKSPQQIVGTLTKTFFAQRIGVNPQNIFNVSIMPCSAKKFEIQRPEHNQLNGGLAEVDAVLTTREFGDLLKLHEIDIPVLPDSPFDDLLGTASGAGLMFGVAGGMMEAALRTVATVLDPNNEPRIEYSLLRGTAGIKKGSVIVGDRELKLCAVHGLGNARQVLDDIKTGKEEIHFLEVMACPGGCIGGGGQPLPTTEEIRKRRVEAMYSEDRNMGLRLSHKNPAVQEIYAKFLNAPLSEKAHHLLHTFYGPRKPRGC; encoded by the coding sequence ATGGCTGAAGTTGAGCTTACTATAAATGATATTAAGGTAAACGTCGCACCTGGCACTACCGTTCTCCAAGCTGCAAAAAAAATCGGTGTTCGCATACCGACTTTGTGCTATGATGAAAAGCTTTCAGTTTCGGGAGCATGTCGCTTGTGCGTAATCGAAGTTTTAAATCCAGATGGTACTTCACGGCTTGAACCTTCATGTTCATACCCAGTTCAGCAGGGGATGGAAATCCGCACTAACACGCAAGAACTTCGCGATGCGCGCCGCACTATTATTGAATTAATTTTAGCTAACCACCCTCGCGCTTGCCAAACTTGTATTCGCAACGGTCGTTGCCAACTACAAGCCGCATGTAGAGAATACTCAATAGATCAAATTCGCTATGCGGGCGGAGAAAAACGTCATTTTGTACCAGATGATTCATCAGTGGCACTCACGCGTCACCCTGACTTCTGCATTTTATGTGGTAAATGTGTCAAAGTATGCCGCGAGGTGCAGACTGTTTATGCACTTGATTTTGCCAACCGTGGTTTTCAAACTACAGTTCTACCGGCATCAAATAGAGATTTAGCTGAAACCGTTTGTGTTCTTTGTGGTCAATGTTTGCTTAAATGCCCGGTCGCTGCGATTCGCGATAAAAGTTATATTCAAAAAGTTGAAGCTGCCCTCGTCGACCCTTCTATTATTGTTACCGTACAAATTGCCCCTTCAGTACGAGTTACTATTGGTGAACTTTTTGGTTTGCCCGCAGGTACATCATTAACTCGTAAAATCCCCGAAGCTTTGCGACGCCTTGGATTTAACTATATCTTCGATACTGATTTTGGCGCTGATATGGCAGTAATGGAAGAAGGGTACGAACTAATTAAACGTATTAAAAACGACGGCCCCTATCCGCTAATTACTAGTTGCTCCCCAGGTTGGGTAAAATATATGGAGCATTTTTATCCTGAATTTATCCCTAACATGTCGAGTACTAAATCACCACAACAAATAGTGGGAACACTTACGAAAACATTTTTTGCCCAACGCATTGGCGTTAATCCTCAAAATATATTCAATGTATCTATAATGCCGTGCTCTGCTAAAAAATTTGAAATCCAAAGACCGGAACATAATCAACTCAATGGTGGCCTTGCCGAAGTTGATGCCGTGCTAACTACACGTGAATTCGGCGACTTGTTAAAACTACACGAAATTGACATCCCAGTGCTTCCAGATTCACCTTTTGATGATTTATTAGGCACTGCTAGTGGGGCTGGGTTAATGTTTGGCGTAGCCGGCGGTATGATGGAAGCCGCTTTACGCACAGTTGCCACTGTACTAGACCCTAATAATGAACCACGTATTGAATATTCTTTATTACGCGGCACTGCAGGAATTAAAAAGGGTTCAGTTATCGTAGGCGACCGCGAACTAAAACTCTGCGCGGTGCATGGCTTAGGAAATGCCCGGCAAGTCTTAGATGATATTAAAACCGGCAAAGAAGAAATTCATTTTCTTGAAGTTATGGCTTGCCCTGGTGGATGTATTGGTGGTGGTGGGCAACCTTTGCCTACTACTGAAGAGATACGCAAACGTCGTGTTGAAGCAATGTACAGTGAAGATCGCAATATGGGTCTGCGCTTGTCACATAAAAACCCTGCCGTACAAGAGATTTACGCCAAATTTCTTAACGCACCTTTAAGTGAAAAAGCTCATCATTTATTGCATACTTTCTATGGGCCACGTAAACCACGTGGTTGTTAA
- the rpiA gene encoding ribose 5-phosphate isomerase A, with protein sequence MSDDHQILQLKRAAAETAVKQIKNGMCIGLGTGTTATFAIAKIGLRLQQGNLKDITAVSTSKRSTALANQYNIPLLDFSTIRKLDIAIDGADEVDPQCNLIKGAGGAMLREREVEQHAEHLIIIVDDSKIVDKLGTHMALPVEVSQTNWEPARIALSDLGCSTILRYAEHGPFISDSENFIIDCRFNNGIDDAAALAKNIEQIDGVLAHGLFLKMATEIIVASSNGVRSIKP encoded by the coding sequence GTGTCTGATGATCATCAAATATTGCAACTAAAACGCGCTGCCGCAGAAACTGCAGTTAAGCAGATAAAAAATGGCATGTGTATTGGACTTGGAACTGGAACAACTGCCACTTTTGCCATTGCTAAAATTGGATTGCGTCTGCAGCAAGGTAATTTAAAAGATATTACCGCAGTCTCAACTTCAAAAAGGTCTACTGCACTAGCTAATCAATATAATATACCATTGCTCGATTTTAGTACAATACGCAAACTTGATATAGCTATTGATGGTGCTGATGAAGTTGATCCTCAATGTAATCTTATTAAAGGTGCTGGTGGCGCTATGCTCCGCGAGCGCGAGGTTGAACAGCATGCTGAACATCTAATAATCATTGTTGATGATAGCAAAATAGTTGACAAGTTGGGTACCCATATGGCGCTCCCCGTAGAAGTTTCGCAAACCAACTGGGAGCCTGCACGAATTGCTTTATCCGATCTGGGTTGCAGCACCATTTTACGCTACGCGGAACATGGGCCATTTATTAGCGATAGTGAAAATTTCATTATTGATTGTCGTTTTAATAACGGTATTGATGATGCCGCAGCTCTTGCAAAAAACATTGAACAAATCGATGGTGTGCTTGCTCACGGTTTATTTTTAAAAATGGCAACTGAAATAATCGTCGCCAGCAGCAATGGTGTACGTAGTATTAAACCATAA
- a CDS encoding NAD(P)H-dependent oxidoreductase subunit E: protein MSSESVPKVKIEIKPLTELLQNWRDLKPRNLIAVLQRTQDIYGYLPMPALDHIAQFMRVSQARVFGVATFYSQFRLKPLGVHLIQVCNGTACNVKGSEALLDELVAILGIRPGETTEDGKISLEQVTCIGACGVAPAVVVDGEVHGRMTPKSIRKLADNLLKAPTKKARIPVATLKDAVTDKKSFLSRCCDKCKNREDSPCPEFLLCRLEDKSCHNDEICQQYRQELRRLVNHQGKQTITKIAMCRGLTCDAAFGPAIQSTPTAIIELISEAGLRGRGGGGFPTGKKWAIVRAQKDNERFLICNADEGDPGAFMDRSILEGDPHRVLEGILIGAYAIGAQHAFIYCRAEYPLAIRRLEIAITQARKYGLIGKNILGSGINLEIEIIQGAGAFVCGEETAMIASIEGKRGMAVNKPPYPAQDGFNHHPTCVNNVETFANIPLIVKNGAAWFREVGTEKSPGTKIFSLSGKIRNTGLVEVPIGITAHELIHVIGGGAAEGSSIKAAQTGGPSGGCIPSDHMNVAIDYENLRAIGSMMGSGGFVVTDSGTCMVAFAKFFLSFTQHESCGKCIPCREGTKRMLEILERITDGKGTISDLNKLKHLAAVIHRTSACGLGQSAPNPVLSTIRYFEHEYLSHINDLHCLAGVCKSLVTFRILNNCRGCGLCARYCPEQCISGNKGEIYKIDHSRCTKCAQCQRVCPFGAVART, encoded by the coding sequence ATGTCATCAGAATCAGTACCTAAGGTTAAAATTGAGATAAAACCACTTACCGAACTATTGCAAAACTGGCGTGACCTAAAACCACGTAATCTCATAGCAGTATTGCAGCGCACTCAAGATATTTATGGCTATCTTCCTATGCCTGCTCTTGATCATATTGCCCAGTTTATGAGGGTATCACAGGCACGGGTGTTTGGTGTCGCCACCTTTTACTCTCAGTTTCGCCTTAAACCATTAGGCGTCCATCTTATTCAAGTATGCAATGGCACTGCTTGCAACGTTAAAGGCAGCGAAGCGCTTCTCGATGAGTTAGTTGCTATCTTGGGCATCCGTCCAGGTGAAACCACCGAAGATGGTAAAATTTCGCTTGAGCAAGTTACTTGTATCGGCGCTTGCGGTGTTGCACCTGCAGTCGTGGTAGACGGCGAAGTGCATGGCCGAATGACGCCAAAATCAATTCGTAAATTAGCTGATAATTTGCTTAAAGCACCAACCAAGAAAGCGCGAATACCGGTTGCCACCTTAAAAGATGCAGTTACCGACAAAAAAAGTTTTTTGTCGCGTTGTTGTGATAAATGCAAAAATCGTGAAGACTCACCATGCCCTGAATTTTTACTTTGTCGTCTTGAAGATAAAAGCTGCCATAACGATGAAATCTGCCAACAATATCGTCAAGAATTACGGCGCCTGGTCAATCATCAAGGCAAGCAAACCATCACTAAAATTGCGATGTGCCGTGGCTTAACCTGCGATGCGGCTTTTGGACCAGCAATTCAATCAACTCCAACTGCAATCATAGAGCTTATAAGTGAAGCGGGTTTACGCGGTCGCGGTGGCGGTGGTTTTCCGACTGGTAAAAAATGGGCCATAGTACGAGCGCAAAAAGATAACGAACGCTTTTTAATTTGCAATGCCGATGAAGGTGACCCTGGTGCTTTTATGGATCGCAGTATTCTCGAAGGCGATCCGCACCGAGTGCTTGAGGGAATACTCATTGGTGCTTATGCTATTGGTGCCCAGCATGCTTTCATTTACTGTCGCGCTGAATATCCGTTAGCAATCCGTCGCCTTGAAATTGCCATTACGCAAGCGCGTAAATACGGGTTGATCGGCAAAAATATTTTAGGCTCAGGTATTAATCTTGAAATTGAAATCATTCAGGGCGCTGGTGCTTTTGTTTGCGGTGAAGAAACGGCCATGATCGCAAGCATCGAAGGCAAACGTGGCATGGCCGTTAATAAACCACCATATCCCGCTCAGGATGGTTTTAATCATCATCCTACTTGTGTCAATAACGTTGAAACTTTTGCTAATATCCCATTAATTGTTAAAAATGGTGCCGCTTGGTTTCGCGAAGTTGGCACTGAAAAAAGTCCGGGCACTAAAATATTTTCATTATCTGGCAAAATACGTAATACCGGTTTGGTCGAAGTACCAATTGGGATTACCGCTCATGAACTCATTCATGTCATTGGTGGTGGTGCTGCTGAGGGTAGTTCAATTAAAGCTGCACAAACCGGTGGCCCTTCAGGAGGCTGCATCCCCAGTGACCATATGAATGTCGCCATCGACTACGAAAATTTAAGAGCAATTGGCAGTATGATGGGCTCTGGAGGATTTGTTGTTACCGATAGCGGCACTTGCATGGTGGCATTTGCCAAATTCTTTCTTTCTTTTACCCAGCATGAATCATGCGGCAAGTGCATCCCTTGTCGCGAGGGCACTAAACGCATGCTCGAAATTCTCGAGCGTATTACTGACGGTAAAGGTACTATTAGCGATCTTAACAAACTTAAACACCTGGCCGCAGTTATTCATCGTACGAGTGCTTGTGGTCTAGGGCAATCGGCACCCAATCCAGTGCTTTCAACCATTCGTTATTTTGAACATGAATATTTAAGCCATATTAATGATTTGCACTGTCTTGCGGGTGTCTGTAAATCATTGGTAACCTTTAGAATTCTAAATAATTGTCGCGGTTGTGGTTTATGTGCACGTTACTGTCCTGAGCAGTGTATCAGCGGCAATAAAGGTGAAATATACAAAATAGATCATTCTCGGTGCACTAAATGTGCCCAATGCCAACGTGTTTGTCCCTTTGGGGCAGTGGCGCGGACATAA